One Aegilops tauschii subsp. strangulata cultivar AL8/78 chromosome 7, Aet v6.0, whole genome shotgun sequence genomic window carries:
- the LOC109763648 gene encoding high mobility group B protein 7 → MATAGNAPRSRKRVEATVLKRARDGSAFTRCEACNKDVAIVLIDLHSCSLDSKIRLSLESQVVEKAVEIQEKKRKTPSAAAGGKGKKKSKADGDGAKKPKAKRPPTAFFLFMKDFRVEFKASHPDEKGVAAVGKAAGEKWKSMTEEEKKPYLDQAKELKAQFANGEGSAENNVGDEEKADADAEEVEDAEQEVDKPEDAPEDEEEEEEKNELDDDI, encoded by the exons ATGGCGACCGCCGGCAACGCCCCCCGCTCCCGCAAGCGCGTCGAGGCCACCGTCCTCAAGCGCGCGCGCGACGGAAGCGCCTTCACCCGCTG CGAGGCGTGCAACAAGGACGTAGCCATCGTCCTCATCGACCTGCACAGCTGCAGCCTCGACTCCAAGATACGCCTCAGCCTCG AGTCGCAGGTGGTGGAGAAGGCCGTCGAGATccaggagaagaagaggaagacgccctccgctgccgccggaggcaaggggaagaagaagagcaaggcagACGGAGATGGTGCCAAGAAGCCAAAGGCAAAGCGCCCACCAACTgccttcttcctcttcat GAAGGACTTCAGGGTTGAGTTCAAGGCCTCTCACCCTGACGAGAAGGGTGTTGCCGCC GTTGGCAAGGCAGCAGGGGAGAAGTGGAAATCCATGACCGAAGAGGAGAAGAAGCCCTACCTTGACCAGGCCAAGGAGCTCAAGGCCCAGTTTGCCAATGGCGAGGGCAGCGCG GAGAACAATGTGGGAGATGAGGAGAAGGCAGATGCGGATgcagaggaggtggaggatgcGGAGCAGGAGGTGGATAAGCCAGAAGATGCCCCAGAGGacgaagaggaggaagaggagaagaacGAGCTGGATGATGACATCTAG